One window of the Psychrilyobacter piezotolerans genome contains the following:
- a CDS encoding ArsB/NhaD family transporter, translating into DIVGHNIVKYTRGNFPLAVSMIMWVSALFTSVIGNVANAAMVSKIIHFMIPSFEGLQTTTFWWALSMGSLLGGNITILASATNVVAINSATKAGCKISFGKFMKFGLIIAVQTLFVANIYLWVKYF; encoded by the coding sequence TGGATATTGTTGGACACAATATTGTAAAATACACCCGGGGAAATTTCCCATTGGCAGTGAGTATGATAATGTGGGTATCGGCATTATTCACCTCGGTAATTGGAAATGTAGCCAATGCAGCCATGGTCTCCAAGATAATTCATTTTATGATTCCTAGTTTTGAAGGTCTGCAAACTACGACATTTTGGTGGGCACTTTCTATGGGATCACTCCTGGGAGGGAACATAACTATCCTGGCATCTGCAACCAATGTGGTGGCTATAAATTCAGCCACTAAGGCAGGGTGTAAGATAAGTTTTGGTAAGTTTATGAAATTCGGATTAATAATAGCAGTCCAGACTTTATTTGTAGCTAATATCTATCTGTGGGTTAAATATTTTTAA